A section of the Streptomyces sp. NBC_01591 genome encodes:
- a CDS encoding ABC transporter substrate-binding protein encodes MRRRTAAAAAAFGLLALTGCGAADMTKQASPYADAHGAKTVTLSVQSWVGAQANAAVAQYLLEHELGYRVDTVQIDEVPAWDALSQGRVDAILEDWGHPEQEERYVADKRTIAPGGELGVTGHIGWFVPKYFADANPDVTDWKNLNEYADRLGTAESGGKGQLLDGSPSYVTNDKALVKNLDLDYQVVFSGSEAAQITQIKQFAKEKKPFLTYWYKPQWLFEQVPMTEVKLPAYKEGCDADPKKVACAYPHTPLRKFLNARFADGGGRAAEFLKNFHWTTRAQNEVALMIADQKLSPEEAAERWVRKNESTWRAWLPK; translated from the coding sequence ATGCGTAGGCGCACCGCCGCCGCCGCCGCGGCGTTCGGGCTGCTGGCCCTGACGGGCTGTGGCGCGGCGGACATGACGAAGCAGGCGTCCCCGTACGCCGACGCGCACGGCGCGAAGACCGTGACGCTGTCCGTCCAGTCGTGGGTGGGCGCGCAGGCGAACGCTGCCGTCGCCCAGTACCTGCTCGAACACGAGTTGGGGTACCGCGTCGACACCGTCCAGATCGACGAGGTCCCCGCCTGGGACGCCCTCAGCCAGGGACGCGTCGACGCGATCCTGGAGGACTGGGGCCACCCGGAGCAGGAGGAGCGGTACGTCGCGGACAAGAGGACGATCGCGCCGGGCGGGGAACTCGGCGTGACCGGCCACATCGGCTGGTTCGTGCCGAAGTACTTCGCCGACGCGAACCCGGACGTGACGGACTGGAAGAACCTGAACGAGTACGCCGACCGGCTCGGCACGGCGGAGAGCGGCGGCAAGGGCCAGCTCCTGGACGGCTCGCCGTCGTACGTCACCAACGACAAGGCGCTGGTGAAGAACCTGGACCTGGACTACCAGGTGGTCTTCTCCGGTTCCGAGGCGGCGCAGATCACGCAGATCAAGCAGTTCGCCAAGGAGAAGAAGCCGTTCCTGACCTACTGGTACAAGCCGCAGTGGCTGTTCGAGCAGGTCCCGATGACGGAGGTGAAGCTGCCCGCCTACAAGGAGGGCTGCGACGCCGACCCGAAGAAGGTGGCGTGCGCGTATCCGCACACCCCGCTGCGGAAGTTCCTCAACGCCCGGTTCGCCGACGGGGGCGGCAGGGCCGCCGAGTTCCTGAAGAACTTCCACTGGACGACACGGGCGCAGAACGAGGTGGCGCTGATGATCGCGGACCAGAAGCTGTCGCCCGAGGAGGCCGCGGAGCGCTGGGTGAGGAAGAACGAGTCCACGTGGCGGGCGTGGCTGCCGAAGTGA
- a CDS encoding metallophosphoesterase family protein encodes MDRRSFMATTGSASLVGGALAAGAGLAAPAAEAAPHRPDKGRTVRFNIISDIQGDLADFGKALDDLHRINPGSAGLGIAGDITPRGYDFEYAAVRQTLEQHPRPKNIAWAIGNHEFYVPKYSDPNTLAQDTWPNGTTEDSLFRGFYNFAERNKVYSETSFGGVPVLSLGTERYSHYHDAKLWDEVWISDEQFAWLEDRLAYWARRRRPVMVLTHHPLPNTVSGTHNKLYLNDYLQPDRLLSILGRHKDVFLFSGHTHWDLDLSDWVVRRVVPGTGNLEGFTVVNTSAVQVGWMDDGKGGEVSLGGAFNQGLQVEVGPHSVVIKARDFTTGTWLKQLTVPLHTRS; translated from the coding sequence ATGGATCGCAGATCGTTCATGGCCACCACAGGCAGCGCGTCGCTGGTGGGCGGTGCACTCGCCGCCGGCGCGGGGCTGGCGGCACCGGCGGCCGAGGCCGCTCCGCACCGGCCCGACAAGGGCCGGACGGTCCGGTTCAACATCATCAGTGACATCCAGGGCGACCTCGCCGACTTCGGCAAGGCCCTCGACGATCTGCACCGCATCAACCCCGGCAGCGCCGGCCTCGGCATAGCGGGCGACATCACGCCGCGCGGCTACGACTTCGAGTACGCGGCGGTCCGCCAGACCCTCGAGCAGCACCCGCGCCCCAAGAACATCGCGTGGGCCATCGGCAACCACGAGTTCTACGTGCCGAAGTACAGCGACCCGAACACCCTCGCCCAGGACACCTGGCCCAACGGCACCACCGAGGACTCCCTCTTCCGCGGCTTCTACAACTTCGCGGAACGCAACAAGGTCTACTCGGAGACCTCGTTCGGTGGCGTGCCCGTTCTCAGCCTGGGCACCGAGCGCTACTCCCACTACCACGACGCGAAGCTGTGGGACGAGGTGTGGATCAGCGACGAGCAGTTCGCCTGGCTGGAGGACCGGCTCGCGTACTGGGCCCGCCGTCGCAGGCCCGTCATGGTGCTGACCCACCACCCGCTGCCCAACACGGTGTCGGGCACCCACAACAAGCTCTACCTCAACGACTACCTCCAGCCCGACCGGCTCCTGTCGATCCTGGGCCGCCACAAGGACGTGTTCCTCTTCTCCGGGCACACCCACTGGGACCTCGACCTGTCCGACTGGGTGGTGCGCCGGGTCGTTCCCGGCACCGGAAACCTCGAAGGCTTCACCGTCGTGAACACCTCGGCCGTCCAGGTCGGCTGGATGGACGACGGCAAGGGCGGCGAGGTCTCCCTCGGCGGTGCCTTCAACCAGGGGCTCCAGGTCGAGGTCGGCCCCCACTCCGTCGTCATCAAGGCCCGTGACTTCACCACGGGTACCTGGCTCAAGCAGCTGACGGTCCCGCTGCACACCAGGTCCTGA
- a CDS encoding GNAT family N-acetyltransferase has product MITARRSSDARLSDRVRSATGRGVATRAARALVELAFRLPGVDYVEVVHDPANTASRAVPAGSASPITSAAPPSASPRPTPARTRSGD; this is encoded by the coding sequence TTGATCACCGCCCGTCGTTCGTCGGACGCCCGGCTGTCGGACCGGGTACGGTCCGCCACCGGCCGCGGCGTGGCGACCCGGGCCGCCCGCGCCCTGGTCGAACTGGCCTTCCGCCTCCCCGGAGTCGACTATGTCGAGGTCGTCCACGACCCGGCCAACACTGCCAGCCGCGCCGTCCCGGCCGGCTCGGCTTCACCGATCACCTCCGCCGCCCCGCCGAGCGCCTCGCCCCGGCCGACACCGGCGAGGACCAGGTCTGGCGACTGA
- a CDS encoding NB-ARC domain-containing protein, which produces MRVELPPGPMHFVNRDEEKARAFRAVEEWQGRSRPLVLSLSGPGGLGKTELAFLIARKLRDSFPDVLSVDLDDFRAGGELDPGEVLAQLLDSLGVEPDSLARQFKARCRQYWNLTSDRRLVVVVDNARYASEIVPLLPASGNSVVIVASHGPLHDLEDGAAVDLVLPPLEDPVAMELLELIVRDRRLTTDPEAARTVVRMCDGLPAALHVAGRWVRSHPLRPLSRLIAELRAELDEKGVSSGVEGIWDTAYRSLSSSAALLYRLLPHHPGSTFTHESATALLGLGPETCQDALEELATAGLLELRVVQPTEDGRMRLPGPLHAHARRRARDHEAQGEPAEAQERLLRWFVRQAQLADRFAAGRRLLVADLFAPVPGAPDVPLEDPAETEDRSVRTARAEKAARWLHAERRALFACVRLAHGRGLDTEAVALCEPVWTYAMDHPHESDVTELFRLGVASALRSGNAAWLVRMRCQLARRLWESGKLVDAERELDGAFAALGLLGETDPDRKLRASAIEFRGMLSSVSGDWNAAAADFARSREVHLAIRNHYGAMLQTYRMGQAGAELGDLEAAARLLSEAHIEATAQDRARLSARTGFALGGVLQRLGRTDEARRLYERSLDGARQRGSGFDQARVLDALAELAGAEGASAEADEHRAAADAIRCRNGLLQRP; this is translated from the coding sequence ATGAGGGTTGAACTGCCTCCGGGGCCGATGCACTTCGTCAACCGCGATGAGGAAAAGGCGCGGGCCTTCCGCGCGGTGGAGGAGTGGCAGGGCCGCTCCCGGCCGCTGGTCCTGTCGCTGTCCGGACCGGGCGGTCTCGGCAAGACCGAGCTGGCCTTCCTGATCGCACGGAAGCTGAGGGACAGCTTTCCCGACGTGTTGTCGGTCGACCTCGACGACTTCCGGGCGGGCGGCGAGCTGGACCCCGGTGAGGTGCTCGCGCAGCTGCTGGATTCCCTCGGGGTGGAGCCGGACTCACTGGCGCGCCAGTTCAAGGCGCGCTGCAGGCAGTACTGGAACCTGACCTCCGACCGTCGGCTGGTGGTCGTCGTGGACAACGCGCGGTACGCCTCGGAGATCGTCCCGTTGCTTCCGGCGTCGGGCAACAGTGTGGTGATCGTGGCGAGCCACGGTCCGCTGCACGACCTGGAGGACGGTGCCGCCGTCGACCTGGTGCTGCCGCCGCTGGAGGACCCGGTGGCGATGGAACTGCTGGAGCTGATCGTCCGGGACCGTCGGCTGACCACCGATCCGGAGGCCGCGCGGACGGTCGTGCGGATGTGCGACGGCCTGCCGGCCGCACTGCACGTCGCGGGCCGCTGGGTTCGCTCCCACCCTCTGCGGCCGCTGTCACGTCTGATTGCGGAGCTGCGGGCCGAGCTGGACGAAAAGGGGGTTTCCTCAGGGGTGGAGGGCATCTGGGACACGGCCTATCGCAGCCTGTCCTCCTCGGCCGCCCTGCTCTACCGGTTGCTGCCCCACCATCCCGGCTCGACGTTCACTCACGAGTCCGCCACCGCGTTGCTGGGGCTGGGACCGGAGACCTGCCAGGACGCGCTGGAGGAGCTGGCCACAGCGGGGTTACTGGAACTGCGCGTGGTGCAGCCGACGGAGGACGGTCGGATGAGGCTGCCGGGTCCGCTGCACGCCCATGCCCGGCGCCGGGCCCGCGATCACGAGGCGCAGGGGGAGCCGGCCGAGGCGCAGGAGCGGCTGCTGCGCTGGTTCGTCCGACAGGCCCAACTGGCCGACAGGTTCGCCGCAGGCCGGCGGTTGCTCGTCGCAGATCTCTTCGCCCCCGTTCCCGGCGCCCCCGACGTGCCCCTTGAGGATCCGGCGGAGACCGAGGACCGCTCGGTCCGCACGGCACGGGCCGAGAAGGCGGCGCGCTGGCTGCACGCGGAACGGCGTGCGTTGTTCGCGTGCGTACGGCTGGCTCACGGGCGAGGACTGGACACCGAGGCAGTGGCCCTGTGCGAGCCCGTCTGGACGTATGCGATGGACCATCCTCACGAGTCCGATGTGACGGAGCTGTTCCGGCTCGGTGTGGCCTCCGCGCTCAGGTCCGGAAACGCCGCGTGGCTGGTGCGCATGCGATGCCAACTCGCCCGTCGTCTCTGGGAGTCGGGAAAGCTGGTCGATGCCGAACGCGAACTCGACGGTGCTTTCGCCGCCCTCGGTCTGCTGGGAGAAACCGATCCGGACCGCAAGCTCCGTGCCTCGGCGATCGAGTTCCGCGGCATGCTCAGCTCCGTGAGCGGGGACTGGAACGCGGCGGCGGCCGACTTCGCCCGGTCCCGCGAGGTGCACCTGGCGATCCGCAATCACTACGGGGCCATGCTCCAGACCTACCGGATGGGCCAGGCCGGCGCGGAGCTCGGAGATCTGGAGGCGGCGGCCCGCCTGCTGTCCGAAGCGCATATCGAGGCCACGGCGCAGGACCGCGCGAGGCTGAGCGCGCGTACCGGATTCGCGCTCGGCGGCGTCCTGCAACGGCTCGGCCGTACCGACGAGGCCCGTCGGCTGTACGAGCGGTCACTGGACGGAGCACGCCAACGGGGCTCCGGCTTCGACCAGGCTCGCGTCCTCGATGCGCTGGCCGAGCTGGCGGGCGCGGAAGGGGCGAGCGCGGAGGCCGACGAGCACCGCGCAGCCGCGGACGCGATCCGATGCCGGAACGGCTTGCTCCAGAGGCCTTAG
- a CDS encoding translation initiation factor 2 produces MDALPVFAGDDRITRLFTLVPGSDFGVDALSVIDDVGGRTLPWDEACRCTYDLVLTASPKGELGLLRGRRVLFPHGAGFNKSIPGEGSADSASGLDPEYLLSSDDDAPPALHALAHPDQVARLAAASPRAAERAKVVGDPTLERILTSLPLRDRYRTALGTKSRTLIVLASTWGPESLLRQRPELPAELAAHLPHDEYQLALIVHPNERSRLGRYELTERLSPALDAGMVLAGPYEEWASVLIAADALITDHGSTALYYSAARDRPVLNVHRAGAELIPGSPMDVLLRRIPELGPAEAVQEALKAYRPGTGHAAARAAFAGQGEALSALRTEVYALLGLTPPTHHTRPRLLPSPAAATRTPAAFDVHATISEDGVRIDRRPAGIGPPGHHLAVEHGAAGEQLARTAGLLYCRLLPPSPAAGDATWTAAGWTQHALSEYSGCRSAAAIAPSGLCVLKVRGDERTYAMRVEPRSEGGRIIRIDPAAALSAVHVWSSAQQGMPDDQFRLNCVIGDRAFRVRLGPATDEEAGQAV; encoded by the coding sequence CTGGACGCTCTCCCGGTCTTCGCCGGCGATGACCGCATCACCCGCCTCTTCACCCTGGTGCCGGGATCCGACTTCGGAGTCGACGCGCTCTCCGTGATCGACGACGTCGGTGGCCGGACACTTCCTTGGGACGAAGCGTGCCGGTGCACGTACGACCTGGTCCTCACGGCGAGCCCGAAGGGCGAGCTGGGCCTGCTTCGCGGACGGCGCGTACTGTTCCCGCACGGAGCGGGGTTCAACAAGTCGATTCCGGGTGAGGGTTCCGCCGACTCGGCCTCCGGGCTGGATCCGGAATACCTGCTCTCCTCCGACGACGACGCGCCCCCCGCCCTGCACGCACTCGCCCACCCCGATCAGGTTGCCCGACTGGCTGCCGCAAGCCCGCGAGCCGCCGAGAGAGCCAAGGTCGTCGGCGATCCCACCCTGGAGCGCATCCTCACCTCACTACCCCTCCGCGACCGATACCGGACGGCATTGGGCACCAAATCCCGCACGCTGATCGTCCTCGCTTCGACGTGGGGACCTGAATCCCTGTTGCGGCAGCGGCCGGAACTGCCTGCGGAGCTGGCGGCCCATCTGCCTCACGACGAATACCAGTTGGCGCTGATCGTGCACCCCAACGAACGCAGCCGGCTCGGCAGGTACGAGTTGACCGAACGCCTGTCTCCGGCCCTCGACGCGGGAATGGTGCTCGCCGGCCCGTACGAGGAGTGGGCATCGGTCCTGATCGCCGCCGACGCGCTCATCACCGACCACGGGTCGACCGCCCTGTACTACTCCGCGGCTCGCGACCGCCCGGTCCTGAATGTCCACCGAGCCGGCGCCGAGCTGATCCCCGGCAGCCCGATGGACGTACTCCTGCGCCGGATACCGGAGTTGGGTCCGGCCGAGGCAGTGCAGGAGGCACTGAAGGCGTACCGACCCGGTACTGGACACGCCGCTGCCCGGGCGGCGTTCGCAGGTCAGGGCGAGGCGTTGAGCGCATTGCGGACCGAGGTGTACGCCCTCCTCGGCCTCACCCCGCCGACCCACCACACCCGACCGCGACTGCTGCCCTCCCCCGCAGCCGCCACGCGTACGCCTGCGGCGTTCGACGTGCACGCCACGATCTCCGAGGACGGCGTACGGATCGACCGGCGCCCCGCCGGGATCGGTCCGCCCGGACATCACCTGGCCGTGGAACACGGCGCTGCGGGCGAACAACTCGCCCGCACCGCCGGTCTGTTGTACTGCCGTCTGCTCCCGCCGTCCCCCGCCGCGGGAGACGCGACGTGGACGGCAGCCGGGTGGACACAACATGCTCTGTCCGAGTACTCGGGCTGCCGTTCGGCGGCGGCCATTGCACCCTCCGGGCTGTGCGTGCTCAAGGTCCGCGGCGACGAACGCACTTACGCCATGCGCGTCGAACCCCGTTCCGAGGGCGGCCGGATCATACGCATCGACCCGGCCGCCGCACTGTCCGCCGTCCACGTCTGGTCGTCCGCCCAACAGGGCATGCCCGACGACCAGTTCCGCCTGAACTGTGTCATCGGCGACCGCGCCTTCCGCGTTCGTCTCGGCCCGGCCACGGACGAGGAGGCCGGGCAAGCGGTCTAA